In Gopherus flavomarginatus isolate rGopFla2 chromosome 1, rGopFla2.mat.asm, whole genome shotgun sequence, a single genomic region encodes these proteins:
- the LOC127054204 gene encoding olfactory receptor 52R1-like: MSDSNTTDITNPSTFILLGIPGLEVAHVWISIPFCTMYVIAILGNFAILFIIKRERSLRAPMYYFLCMLAVTDLVLSTATLPKMLSIFWFNSREINFSACLTQMYFIHCFSVMESGIFVALALDRYVAICDPLRHSTTLTNFVVAKIGLTVLLRSTILALPYPFLVRWWSYCRTNIIPQSYCDQFAVAKLACTDTHVSSYYGFFVVFSVIGLDVPFITMSYIQILRAIFSLPTKDARLKTFGTCSSHLCCILSFYLPAFFSSTRRFDHKVPLHVLVLIANVHLLVPPLLHPIIYGVRTKQIRDRLLKFFTCKRT; the protein is encoded by the coding sequence atgtcTGATTCCAACACAACCGAcatcaccaacccctccaccttcatcctgctgggcattcctggactGGAGGtggcccatgtctggatctccatccccttctgcaccatgtacgtcatagccatcttggggaacttcgcTATCCTGTTCATCATAAAGAGGGAGCGGAGCCTCCGTGctcccatgtactatttcctctgtatGCTGGCCGTCACTGACCTGGTCCTGTCCACAGCCACTTtgcccaaaatgctgagcattttctggttcaattccagggagatcaatttcagtgcctgcctcacccagatgtacttcattcactgcttctcagtgatggagtctgggataTTTGTGGCCTTGGCTTTGGATCGCTACGTGGCCATTtgtgatcccctgagacattccaccacCCTCACAAATTTTGTTGTGGCCAAGATTGGCCTGACTGTGCTGCTGCGCAGCACCATACTTGCATTGCCCTATCCGTTCCTAGTGAGGTGGTGgtcatattgcagaaccaacatcatcccccagTCCTACTGTGATCAGTTTGCTGTAGCGAAGCTGGCCTGTACCGATACCCATGTCAGCAGCTACTATGGCTTCTTTGTGGTATTCTCTGTGATTGGTCTGGATGTGCCTTTTATCACCATGTCCTATATCCaaatcctcagggccatcttcagcctccccacaaaggacgccCGGCTGAAAACCTTTGGGACCTGCAGTTCCCACCTTTGTTGCATATTATCTTTCTACCTTCCAGCGTTCTTCTCTTCCACACGTCGGTTTGATCACAAAGTGCCCCTGCATGTCCTTGTTCTCATTGCCAATGTGCACCTTCTGGTGCCCCCCTTGCTTCACCCCATCATCTATGGGGTGAGGACAAAACAGATCCGGGACAGACTGCTCAAGTTCTTTACTTGTAAAAGGACCTAA
- the LOC127044544 gene encoding olfactory receptor 52J3-like yields MSDSNTTDITNPSTFILRGIPGLEAAHVWISIPFCTIYAIAILGNFTILFIIKMEQSLRAPMYYFLCMLAVTDLILSTATLPKMLSIFWFNSREINFSACLTQMYFIHCFTMMDSGILVAMALDRYMAICDPLRHSTILTNSVVAKIELAVVLRCGISALPYPFLVRRWPYCRTNLIPHSFCEHMAVVNLACGDTHLSGYYGFFVLFSVIGLDVLFITVSYIKILRDIFSLHTKDARLKTFGTCSSHLCCILSFYLPEFFSSLTHRFGHKVPLHVLVLIANVYLLAPPLLHPIIYGVSTKQIRDRLLKHFTRKGTYFFYPGTQALCRDGW; encoded by the coding sequence atgtcagattccaacacaaccgacatcaccaacccctccaccttcatcctgaggggcattcctggcctggaggcagcccatgtctggatctccatccccttctgcactatATATgccatagccatcttggggaacttcactaTCCTGTTCATCATAAAGATGGAGCAAAGCCTCCGTGctcccatgtactatttcctctgtatGCTGGCTGTTACCGACCTGATCCTGTCCACGGCCACTctgcccaaaatgctgagcatcttctggttcaattccagggagatcaatttcagtgcctgcctcacccagatgtactttaTTCACTGCTTTACAATGATGGACTCTGGGATCTTGGTGGCCATGGCTTTGGATCGCTACATGGCCATTTGTGATCCTctgagacattccaccatcctAACAAATTCTGTTGTGGCCAAGATTGAACTAGCCGTGGTGCTGCGTTGTGGCATAAGTGCATTGCCCTATCCCTTCCTAGTGAGGCGCTGGCCATACTGCAGAACCAACCTCATCCCCCACTCCTTCTGTGAGCACATGGCTGTGGTGAATCTGGCCTGTGGTGACACTCACCTCAGTGGTTACTATGGTTTCTTTGTGCTCTTCTCTGTGATAGGTTTGGATGTGCTTTTTATCACCGTGTCCTATATCAAGATCCTCAGGGACATCTTCAGCCTCCACACAAAGGACGCCCGGCTGAAAACGTTTGGGACCTGCAGTTCCCACCTTTGTTGCATATTATCTTTCTACCTTCCAGAATTCTTCTCCTCCCTCACACACCGGTTTGGCCACAAAGTGCCTCTACATGTCCTTGTTCTCATTGCCAATGTGTACCTTCTGGCGCCCCCCTTGCTTCACCCCATCATCTATGGGGTGAGCACAAAACAAATCCGGGACAGGCTGCTCAAGCACTTTACTCGTAAAGGGACCTATTTTTTTTATCCTGGTACTCAGGCTCTGTGCAGAGATGGCTGGTAA